The Coregonus clupeaformis isolate EN_2021a chromosome 20, ASM2061545v1, whole genome shotgun sequence genome contains a region encoding:
- the LOC121532762 gene encoding cytochrome b-c1 complex subunit 6, mitochondrial isoform X3, whose amino-acid sequence MVFEEKMILNGEPEDEEEEEEDMVDPLDTVRNKCAQAEHCIHTRAKLEDCESRVGSKSETAEDCTEELFDFLHARDHCVAHKVFHSVK is encoded by the exons ATGGTTTTCGAGGAGAAAATGATCTTGAACGGGGAACCCGAAGAT gaagaagaggaggaggaagatatgGTG GACCCCCTTGACACAGTGCGGAACAAGTGTGCACAGGCAGAACACTGCATCCACACCCGGGCAAAACTGGAGGACTGCGAATCCAGGGTTGGCTCCAAGTCTGAGACCGCAGAGGACTGCACTGAAGAGCTTTTCGACTTTCTCCACGCCCGGGACCACTGT GTGGCACATAAAGTCTTCCATTCTGTCAAGTAA
- the LOC121532762 gene encoding cytochrome b-c1 complex subunit 6, mitochondrial isoform X2 encodes MVFEEKMILNGEPEDEEEEEDMVVCIDLDPLDTVRNKCAQAEHCIHTRAKLEDCESRVGSKSETAEDCTEELFDFLHARDHCVAHKVFHSVK; translated from the exons ATGGTTTTCGAGGAGAAAATGATCTTGAACGGGGAACCCGAAGAT gaagaggaggaggaagatatgGTGGTATGTATCGATTTG GACCCCCTTGACACAGTGCGGAACAAGTGTGCACAGGCAGAACACTGCATCCACACCCGGGCAAAACTGGAGGACTGCGAATCCAGGGTTGGCTCCAAGTCTGAGACCGCAGAGGACTGCACTGAAGAGCTTTTCGACTTTCTCCACGCCCGGGACCACTGT GTGGCACATAAAGTCTTCCATTCTGTCAAGTAA
- the LOC121532762 gene encoding cytochrome b-c1 complex subunit 6, mitochondrial isoform X1: MVFEEKMILNGEPEDEEEEEEDMVVCIDLDPLDTVRNKCAQAEHCIHTRAKLEDCESRVGSKSETAEDCTEELFDFLHARDHCVAHKVFHSVK; encoded by the exons ATGGTTTTCGAGGAGAAAATGATCTTGAACGGGGAACCCGAAGAT gaagaagaggaggaggaagatatgGTGGTATGTATCGATTTG GACCCCCTTGACACAGTGCGGAACAAGTGTGCACAGGCAGAACACTGCATCCACACCCGGGCAAAACTGGAGGACTGCGAATCCAGGGTTGGCTCCAAGTCTGAGACCGCAGAGGACTGCACTGAAGAGCTTTTCGACTTTCTCCACGCCCGGGACCACTGT GTGGCACATAAAGTCTTCCATTCTGTCAAGTAA
- the LOC121532762 gene encoding cytochrome b-c1 complex subunit 6, mitochondrial isoform X4: MVFEEKMILNGEPEDEEEEEDMVDPLDTVRNKCAQAEHCIHTRAKLEDCESRVGSKSETAEDCTEELFDFLHARDHCVAHKVFHSVK; encoded by the exons ATGGTTTTCGAGGAGAAAATGATCTTGAACGGGGAACCCGAAGAT gaagaggaggaggaagatatgGTG GACCCCCTTGACACAGTGCGGAACAAGTGTGCACAGGCAGAACACTGCATCCACACCCGGGCAAAACTGGAGGACTGCGAATCCAGGGTTGGCTCCAAGTCTGAGACCGCAGAGGACTGCACTGAAGAGCTTTTCGACTTTCTCCACGCCCGGGACCACTGT GTGGCACATAAAGTCTTCCATTCTGTCAAGTAA